CCACGTCGATGAGCGCGCCGTGATAGAGATCGAGGCTCTCGATTCTCGAGAGAAAACCCGGGCGACTGACGTAGGTCTCCGGCTCTCGGCTCGATTCGTCGAATAGCTGCGAGCCATAGGCCCGAACAGCGCGCATTTTCTCTTCATGGAAGGCGGTGACATCGACGACGAAAGAAGGCGAGACCTTGCGAGGCACGAGGTAGTAGAGGACGCGGTTTGGGCGATGGGGCTCCCCTTTCGCCTCGAGCTTCCCGAGGCCCGCGAGGTAGGAGGCCTCCGCCACGAGCGGTCCTGCCGCGGCATGGTCGGGATGATTGTTCTCGGGGTAGTTGGTGAAGACGAGTCGTGGCCGGTACTCGCGAATCGCCTCGACCACCGCCACCTTCGACGGAAACGACGTCTCGAGACGGCCATCTCCGAGATCCAGGCTCCGGCGAACCGACACCCGCAAAATACGGCCAGCCTCCTGCGCTTCCCGCGCTCGACCCTCGGGCGTTCCCCGCGTACCCGTTTCTCCCGA
This genomic window from Vicinamibacteria bacterium contains:
- the bshB1 gene encoding bacillithiol biosynthesis deacetylase BshB1 — translated: MHVDALAFGPHPDDVELAMGGTLLKLASLGYRTGIIDLTSGETGTRGTPEGRAREAQEAGRILRVSVRRSLDLGDGRLETSFPSKVAVVEAIREYRPRLVFTNYPENNHPDHAAAGPLVAEASYLAGLGKLEAKGEPHRPNRVLYYLVPRKVSPSFVVDVTAFHEEKMRAVRAYGSQLFDESSREPETYVSRPGFLSRIESLDLYHGALIDVDFGEAFYVREALEVDDPVRFFGRPFTRIT